In Alicyclobacillus macrosporangiidus CPP55, a single window of DNA contains:
- a CDS encoding Ger(x)C family spore germination C-terminal domain-containing protein produces MTPRSADFTNVSPGIEPYALLITGIDPKLSAPQIDGLAVFSGDRLAGVLTGQPFTGWLMLENQFPRSRLAFPCPEDPGKQFVIDVKSVRSRLRVRNLSSARPYVDVEVRMRGSVEGGACIPAETQAELETLKRQVERQTQIMVTRAIEWTQSPLHADVLGIGREVYRYQAAEWRGDEWWRSTFERLDVQVHVDLRIDFMQTYDRAELVYGGNDGGR; encoded by the coding sequence ATGACGCCACGGTCGGCGGATTTCACCAACGTCTCCCCGGGGATTGAGCCTTATGCGCTTCTTATCACCGGGATCGATCCGAAGCTGTCCGCTCCGCAGATCGACGGGCTGGCGGTCTTCTCCGGCGACCGGCTTGCGGGTGTTCTGACCGGCCAACCGTTCACCGGGTGGCTGATGCTTGAGAACCAGTTTCCGAGGTCCAGGCTGGCCTTTCCGTGCCCGGAGGACCCCGGAAAGCAGTTCGTCATCGACGTAAAATCGGTGCGCAGCCGTCTGCGGGTACGCAACCTGTCCAGCGCCCGCCCATACGTGGACGTGGAGGTACGGATGCGCGGATCGGTAGAGGGCGGGGCCTGCATCCCGGCGGAAACCCAAGCGGAGTTGGAAACCCTCAAACGGCAGGTGGAGAGACAGACGCAGATAATGGTCACTCGCGCGATTGAGTGGACGCAGTCTCCCCTGCACGCGGACGTGTTGGGTATCGGCCGGGAGGTGTACCGGTACCAGGCGGCGGAGTGGCGAGGCGACGAGTGGTGGCGCAGCACGTTTGAGCGATTGGATGTGCAGGTGCACGTGGACCTGCGGATCGACTTCATGCAGACGTACGACCGAGCCGAGTTGGTCTATGGGGGGAATGACGGAGGGCGATGA
- the cydD gene encoding thiol reductant ABC exporter subunit CydD produces MKRAERALIQRIQPVRWLLVATVGTGLAEGAASVAQAAVFAHVVNGVFLAGDTKPDVVPWMMALLLIITVRAAASAGRQRLAGAFARRAKVALRDRLVQHLLALGPAYTRREQAGELAMTVTTGLDELETYLAKYLPQTALAVWIPLAILGFIAVQDRVSALVLAITGPLLVFFMILIGLTAERITRRQWDALGRMSAHFLDVLRGIVTLKVFGRSGRQSRVIAEIGEQHRKATMAALRVAFLSAFVLELFAMLSTAFVAVDLGIRLVSGRIPYEMAFTVLLLTPEFFQPIRLLGTQYHAGLSGLNAAARIFEILDTPIPGLADTAADDAGHGTGAGHGARSGTAMSGSGIRLELRQVFYRYPDSPRPALSGLTLTVRAGETVAIVGPSGSGKSTLLHLLLGFLRPDSGEILVNGQPLSRLPVAWWRRQVAYVPQHPHLFPGTILDNLRLADPGMAPERARQAVAAVDAEAFIQRLPEGERTVLGEDVPLSGGQIQRLAVARALAADRPLLLMDEPTAQLDLETEHALQQALDTLWGGRTAIVIAHRLSTAMRADRILVMDEGRVVQEGTHDTLMEADGLYRRLFSAYRGEVS; encoded by the coding sequence ATGAAACGTGCGGAGAGAGCGTTGATCCAACGGATTCAACCTGTGCGATGGCTGCTTGTCGCCACGGTGGGGACCGGGTTGGCGGAAGGTGCCGCGAGCGTGGCTCAGGCGGCCGTCTTTGCCCATGTGGTCAACGGGGTGTTCCTCGCTGGTGACACCAAGCCGGACGTGGTCCCTTGGATGATGGCCCTGCTTCTCATCATCACGGTGCGCGCAGCAGCCAGTGCCGGCCGCCAGCGGTTGGCGGGTGCGTTTGCCAGGAGGGCGAAGGTCGCGCTGCGGGATCGGCTGGTGCAACATCTTTTGGCACTGGGGCCGGCTTATACCCGGCGGGAGCAGGCCGGAGAGTTGGCGATGACGGTCACCACGGGCCTGGACGAGCTGGAGACGTACCTGGCGAAGTACCTCCCCCAGACGGCCCTGGCGGTGTGGATTCCGCTGGCGATCCTGGGGTTCATCGCGGTCCAGGACCGGGTCTCCGCCCTGGTCTTGGCGATCACGGGGCCGCTTCTGGTCTTCTTCATGATCCTCATCGGCCTGACAGCCGAGCGCATCACGCGCCGCCAGTGGGATGCCTTGGGCCGCATGAGTGCCCACTTCTTGGACGTCCTGCGCGGCATCGTCACGCTCAAGGTATTTGGGCGAAGCGGGCGCCAGAGCCGGGTCATCGCCGAAATTGGAGAACAGCACCGGAAGGCGACGATGGCCGCCCTGCGGGTGGCGTTTCTGTCCGCATTCGTCCTGGAGTTGTTCGCCATGCTGAGCACCGCCTTTGTGGCGGTGGACCTGGGCATTCGCTTGGTGAGCGGGCGCATTCCCTATGAGATGGCCTTCACCGTCCTGTTGTTGACTCCGGAGTTTTTCCAACCGATCCGCCTCCTCGGCACCCAGTATCACGCGGGATTGAGCGGCTTGAACGCGGCTGCGCGCATCTTCGAGATCCTCGACACGCCCATCCCTGGGCTGGCAGACACCGCGGCGGACGATGCCGGACATGGGACGGGGGCCGGACACGGGGCGCGGTCCGGTACGGCCATGTCGGGTTCCGGCATCCGCCTGGAACTGCGGCAGGTATTCTACCGGTACCCGGACTCGCCGCGGCCGGCCCTCAGCGGGCTGACGCTGACGGTCCGGGCGGGGGAGACCGTCGCCATCGTCGGGCCCAGCGGCAGCGGCAAGAGCACTTTGTTGCATCTGCTGTTGGGATTTCTCCGGCCGGACAGCGGAGAGATCCTGGTGAACGGACAACCCCTGTCCCGGTTGCCCGTGGCTTGGTGGCGTCGGCAGGTGGCGTACGTGCCGCAGCATCCGCACCTGTTCCCAGGGACCATTCTGGACAATCTTCGCCTCGCCGATCCCGGGATGGCCCCGGAACGGGCCAGGCAGGCGGTGGCTGCGGTCGACGCGGAGGCCTTCATCCAACGGCTCCCGGAAGGGGAGCGCACGGTGTTGGGGGAGGATGTGCCCCTCAGCGGCGGCCAGATCCAACGCCTGGCGGTGGCCAGGGCGTTGGCCGCGGATCGTCCGCTGCTGTTGATGGATGAACCGACGGCGCAGTTGGATCTGGAGACCGAACACGCGCTGCAGCAGGCGTTGGACACCCTGTGGGGCGGGCGGACGGCCATCGTGATCGCGCACCGTCTCAGCACGGCCATGCGCGCGGACCGAATCCTGGTGATGGACGAGGGGCGGGTGGTGCAGGAGGGCACCCATGACACCCTGATGGAGGCGGACGGGTTGTACCGGCGGCTGTTCTCCGCCTACCGGGGGGAGGTGAGCTAG
- the cydC gene encoding thiol reductant ABC exporter subunit CydC: MRVWVWLLRFLWPYKGRLVLALGMSLLAALSSVGMLGTSGYLISKAALHPATILLLWVPVVGVRFFGLSRAAFRYLERLFSHDLTFRVLSRVRLDVFQRVEPVAIPLLQRFRTGDVFQRIVADVDTLQDLYIRGLAPPLTAGLTVLAVAGVLARWGWTLSIPFLACALVCGVAIPALAYGLGRRSGRGLPEGRSALTEEVLGILSGMAELLAYGRQDAAVRRFHQTQGRLTELEVRHGRVAAWMDGLFLWSMHASVWVVLWVAMGQVWQGRLDGVLLAALVLMVQASLETIAPLPGALQNLDRVLAAGRRLFDLTVDGVVKGSFTFETGEGAGGPGGSSTRAETPAETDQATREDATTRTGPLGVIVVAPSSMTAAVAEGRPQLNLHVHDLSVRYAPFGPWALRHVHLELGPGQHIAIVGESGAGKSTLLKAVLRLVRPASGAITIGGLDLYDVPESLLRRWITVVPQQTYLFNATLLDNLRLAREDATADEVKEAIRLAQLEETVARLPDGVHTQLGDLGMRLSGGERQRLALARALLTNAPIVLLDEPTSHLDAITEQAFMEQLLHALRHRSLLMVTHRLAGLERMDEILVLRHGTIVERGSHEALLRQRGWYHDMCTLHQAMVRM, translated from the coding sequence ATGCGCGTGTGGGTCTGGCTGTTGCGCTTTTTGTGGCCGTACAAGGGACGGTTGGTCCTGGCCCTGGGGATGTCGCTGTTGGCGGCGTTGTCCAGCGTCGGGATGTTGGGGACCTCCGGGTACTTGATTTCGAAGGCGGCCCTGCATCCGGCCACCATCCTGCTTCTGTGGGTGCCCGTCGTGGGCGTACGCTTCTTCGGACTGTCTCGCGCCGCCTTCCGGTACCTGGAGCGCCTGTTCAGCCACGATCTGACGTTTCGCGTGCTCTCCCGGGTGCGCCTGGATGTCTTTCAAAGGGTAGAACCCGTTGCGATCCCGCTGCTGCAACGGTTCCGCACCGGCGATGTGTTCCAGCGGATCGTCGCCGACGTGGACACCCTGCAGGACCTGTACATCCGCGGTCTCGCGCCGCCCTTGACGGCAGGTCTGACCGTCCTGGCGGTGGCCGGGGTGCTGGCCCGCTGGGGATGGACGCTGTCGATCCCGTTTTTGGCCTGTGCCCTGGTGTGCGGCGTGGCCATCCCCGCGCTGGCCTACGGGCTCGGGCGGAGAAGCGGGCGTGGGTTGCCCGAGGGCCGGTCGGCGCTGACCGAAGAGGTGCTCGGCATCCTCTCCGGCATGGCGGAGCTGTTGGCCTACGGGCGCCAGGACGCGGCCGTGCGGCGATTTCACCAGACGCAGGGGCGGTTGACGGAACTGGAGGTCCGGCATGGCCGCGTCGCGGCCTGGATGGACGGTCTGTTCTTGTGGTCGATGCACGCCAGCGTCTGGGTTGTGCTGTGGGTGGCCATGGGCCAGGTGTGGCAGGGCCGGTTGGACGGTGTGCTGTTGGCCGCCTTGGTGCTGATGGTGCAGGCCAGTCTGGAGACCATCGCGCCGCTGCCAGGAGCCTTGCAAAACCTGGACCGGGTATTGGCGGCGGGGCGCCGGTTGTTCGACCTGACCGTGGACGGTGTGGTCAAGGGGTCGTTCACTTTCGAGACCGGAGAGGGCGCGGGAGGACCGGGAGGCTCGTCCACTCGCGCCGAGACGCCAGCGGAGACTGACCAGGCCACACGGGAAGATGCGACCACACGGACCGGCCCCCTGGGCGTGATCGTGGTGGCGCCTTCGTCCATGACGGCCGCAGTTGCGGAGGGGCGGCCGCAGTTGAACCTTCACGTACACGATCTTAGTGTCCGATACGCACCGTTCGGCCCCTGGGCGCTTCGGCATGTCCATTTGGAGCTGGGGCCAGGCCAGCACATCGCCATCGTAGGGGAGAGTGGCGCCGGCAAGAGCACCCTGCTCAAGGCGGTGTTGCGGTTGGTGCGGCCGGCATCGGGGGCCATCACCATCGGCGGTTTGGATTTGTACGACGTCCCGGAGTCCCTGCTGCGCCGGTGGATCACGGTGGTCCCGCAACAAACCTATCTGTTCAACGCCACGCTCCTGGACAATCTGCGGTTGGCCCGGGAGGACGCCACTGCCGACGAGGTAAAGGAGGCCATCCGACTGGCCCAACTGGAGGAGACCGTCGCCCGCCTGCCGGACGGGGTTCACACGCAGCTGGGGGATTTGGGGATGCGCCTGTCAGGCGGGGAGCGGCAGCGGTTGGCGCTGGCCCGCGCCCTGTTGACAAACGCCCCGATCGTGCTGTTGGACGAACCCACCAGCCATCTGGACGCCATCACCGAGCAGGCGTTCATGGAGCAGCTGTTGCACGCACTGCGGCATCGGTCCCTGTTGATGGTGACCCACCGGCTGGCGGGTTTGGAGCGGATGGACGAAATCTTGGTGCTGCGTCATGGAACCATCGTGGAACGAGGCTCTCACGAGGCACTCCTTCGCCAGCGTGGATGGTACCATGACATGTGCACATTGCATCAGGCCATGGTTCGAATGTGA
- a CDS encoding acyl-CoA dehydrogenase family protein: MNPISYAYGTNHFTRDVLLQDVLRHFWPAYPEHEDELVRFGAFAGREVYETVYHVDHDAAPILIHHDLDGRRIDRVRLSPAHRQVLQELAAINRPPYEGGSWHHHFSFGYLIGDPGLYCILTITNQVAYAIHKYAPEFSSWKEALLSGQAFGATWMTESQGGSDLGANRTTARRDGSVWRLTGDKYFASGAGLTDYAITTARPEGAPAGPKGLALFLLPRLNRDGELNFHVRRLKDKSATRAVPSGEAELLDSEAYLIGEARLGIYYTLENLTVSRLANAIGAMGIAQKALLEVLGRVTRRTSFGRLLQDHPLIRRDLADFHVRQAGGLTLTFQAIDAFDHAWSDRPPYTPAYHHARFLTHLVKTRTADHAAHLTALAMELFGGLGFLEEYGVARWHREALITPIWEGPSNIQALDFLETVLKQKAHERFLETVVAPLERVGQAEARQAAKAAQAALEQLAALPKDRAEWHAKHTLRLVADAAQAAALYRLAETAGERYEKFAQLYIRHFIQHEEYPDWVLSDPEVWGVGLDAARSDS, encoded by the coding sequence TTGAACCCCATTTCCTACGCCTACGGCACCAACCATTTCACGCGCGACGTCCTGCTCCAGGATGTGCTGCGCCACTTCTGGCCGGCGTATCCCGAACACGAGGATGAGCTGGTGCGCTTTGGGGCCTTCGCCGGCCGCGAGGTCTATGAAACCGTTTACCATGTCGATCACGATGCCGCGCCCATCCTCATCCACCACGACCTGGATGGCCGGCGGATCGACCGCGTCCGGCTCAGTCCTGCCCACCGTCAGGTGCTGCAGGAGTTGGCCGCCATCAACCGGCCGCCCTACGAGGGCGGCAGCTGGCACCATCACTTCTCCTTCGGTTACCTCATCGGCGATCCGGGCCTGTACTGCATCCTGACCATCACGAACCAGGTGGCCTACGCCATCCACAAGTACGCGCCCGAGTTCTCCTCGTGGAAGGAAGCCCTGCTCTCCGGCCAGGCGTTCGGCGCGACCTGGATGACCGAGTCCCAGGGTGGCAGCGATCTCGGCGCCAACCGCACCACCGCTCGCCGCGATGGTTCGGTGTGGCGGCTGACCGGCGACAAGTATTTCGCCAGCGGCGCGGGACTGACCGACTACGCCATCACCACCGCCCGCCCCGAAGGCGCGCCCGCGGGCCCGAAGGGCCTGGCGCTCTTTCTCCTGCCCCGGCTCAACCGCGACGGAGAACTCAACTTCCACGTCCGGCGCCTGAAGGACAAGAGCGCGACCCGGGCCGTCCCCTCCGGGGAGGCGGAGTTGTTGGACAGCGAGGCGTATTTGATCGGCGAGGCGCGACTGGGAATCTACTACACGCTGGAGAACCTGACTGTCTCTCGCCTGGCCAATGCCATCGGCGCCATGGGGATCGCCCAAAAGGCGCTGCTGGAGGTCCTCGGGCGCGTCACCCGGCGCACCAGCTTTGGGCGCCTGCTGCAGGACCATCCGCTCATCCGCCGCGATCTCGCCGACTTCCACGTCCGCCAGGCGGGCGGGCTTACGCTCACGTTCCAGGCCATCGACGCCTTCGATCACGCGTGGTCCGACCGGCCCCCTTACACCCCGGCCTACCATCACGCGCGTTTTCTCACGCATCTGGTCAAGACGCGCACGGCCGATCACGCCGCACACCTGACGGCCCTCGCGATGGAGCTGTTCGGCGGCCTCGGCTTCCTGGAGGAATACGGCGTGGCTCGCTGGCACCGGGAGGCGCTCATCACCCCCATCTGGGAGGGGCCGAGCAACATCCAGGCGCTCGACTTCCTGGAGACCGTCCTCAAACAGAAGGCCCACGAACGCTTCCTCGAAACGGTGGTGGCGCCCCTCGAGCGGGTCGGCCAAGCGGAGGCTCGACAGGCCGCAAAGGCGGCGCAGGCGGCGCTCGAACAACTGGCCGCCCTCCCCAAGGATCGGGCGGAGTGGCACGCCAAGCACACCCTGCGACTTGTCGCCGACGCGGCCCAGGCGGCCGCCCTCTACCGGTTGGCAGAAACCGCGGGCGAACGATACGAGAAGTTCGCACAGCTGTACATTCGTCACTTCATCCAGCATGAGGAATATCCCGACTGGGTCCTGTCCGACCCGGAGGTATGGGGGGTCGGCTTGGATGCGGCGCGGTCTGATTCCTGA
- a CDS encoding MerR family transcriptional regulator, with product MGTIARRYTITELTQMFDVTPRTLRYYEEVGLLQPERRGAQRLYTDRDRVRIQLILRGRRLGFSLPEIAGMLELYDADPTEITQLRDVLRRGDRKLAEIDQQIRELQAIREELLELRDRLQRTLDEKLKGGDLS from the coding sequence GTGGGCACCATCGCGCGACGGTACACCATCACCGAACTGACCCAGATGTTCGATGTCACCCCCCGCACCCTTCGCTACTACGAAGAGGTCGGGCTCCTGCAGCCAGAGCGGCGGGGAGCGCAGCGGCTGTACACCGACCGCGATCGCGTGCGCATCCAGCTCATCCTGCGCGGCCGGCGGCTCGGTTTCAGTCTCCCGGAGATCGCCGGGATGCTCGAGCTGTACGACGCCGATCCCACCGAGATCACCCAACTGCGGGACGTGCTTCGGCGCGGCGACCGCAAGCTGGCGGAGATCGACCAGCAGATCCGGGAGCTGCAGGCCATCCGCGAGGAATTGTTGGAACTGCGGGATCGACTGCAAAGAACCCTCGACGAAAAGTTAAAAGGAGGGGATCTGTCTTGA
- a CDS encoding DinB family protein, with amino-acid sequence MDSTAWNGVLQRYEEGPAALAAAVEGLDDAQLDWRPRPGKWSIREIVAHLADTELVYTHRMRKVAAEPGGLLTVFDQDRWVDGLFASAMPVQDAIAVVAAIRRFHIHTLRRLSPEALERSGTHEEDGPVTVAVLCQKVTDHLVHHLAQIRERRAAVLGERH; translated from the coding sequence ATGGATTCGACGGCGTGGAACGGGGTACTGCAGCGGTATGAGGAAGGGCCGGCTGCACTGGCGGCGGCGGTGGAGGGCCTGGACGATGCACAGCTCGATTGGCGTCCGCGGCCGGGCAAGTGGTCCATCCGCGAGATCGTCGCGCACCTGGCCGATACGGAGTTGGTATACACCCACAGGATGCGCAAGGTTGCGGCGGAGCCGGGCGGGTTGTTGACCGTGTTTGACCAGGACCGGTGGGTCGACGGCCTCTTCGCGTCGGCGATGCCGGTGCAGGATGCCATCGCGGTGGTGGCGGCCATCCGCCGTTTTCACATCCACACCCTGCGCCGGCTGTCCCCCGAAGCGCTGGAGCGTTCGGGCACCCATGAGGAGGACGGGCCCGTCACGGTGGCTGTGTTATGCCAAAAGGTAACAGATCACCTGGTCCACCACCTGGCGCAGATTCGGGAACGGCGGGCGGCGGTCCTGGGCGAGAGGCATTAG
- a CDS encoding 6-pyruvoyl trahydropterin synthase family protein, with the protein MLQQFYPQVPHRYRYELNKDMHLAAAHFIPHPDAGVCARTHGHTYFINVTVAGDDLDDSGFLVNFRELKEAVHGRWDHTLLNDDRDAFDPRDPDRFPSTEVVARVVWERIQALLDQKPNRPRCLQVVVRETPTSYVVFRPRRGVDLR; encoded by the coding sequence ATGTTGCAGCAGTTCTACCCGCAGGTGCCGCATCGCTACCGGTACGAGTTGAACAAGGACATGCATCTGGCCGCGGCACACTTCATCCCGCATCCGGACGCGGGGGTGTGCGCGCGCACGCACGGCCATACGTATTTCATCAACGTCACGGTCGCCGGCGATGATCTGGACGACTCCGGCTTTCTCGTCAACTTTAGGGAATTGAAAGAGGCCGTTCATGGCCGTTGGGACCACACCCTGCTCAACGACGACCGGGACGCGTTCGATCCGCGCGATCCCGATCGCTTTCCCTCCACCGAGGTGGTCGCACGGGTCGTATGGGAGCGCATACAGGCCCTGCTGGACCAGAAGCCGAATCGCCCGCGCTGCCTGCAGGTGGTGGTGCGGGAGACGCCGACGAGCTATGTCGTCTTCCGTCCGCGCCGAGGTGTGGACCTGCGGTGA